The sequence AGAAAACTGCAGTGTTCCCTGCACCAGATGATGTGCTTCATCAACTATGAGAAGATCCCAGTTTATGGAAACCGCCGAGGCAAGGAGATCTTGATTGTAAACGATGGTGTTGAGCCCTGTCAAAGCCAGAGAAACATTGGAAAAAGATTCCTCACCACCTTCAGTCCCTGGGTTGATAATCGAGAAAAGCAGGTTGAACTTTCTCAGCAGCTCGACAAACCACACATTTATCATCGGTTCAGGAACAACAATCAATACCTGTGAAATCCTCCCGCTGATAATAAGCCTGTGCAGAATAAGACATGCCTCTATTGTTTTCCCCAGTCCAACCTCATCGGCAAGCATTACCTTCCTTATAAACCTGGAGGAGACTTCATGCGCAATGTAAAGCTGATGAGGCACCAGTTCAATTCTTCCCCCGGCAAAACCGCGAACCGGAGAAGAAGAGATTGAAAAACGCAGATCAAGAATATCGGACCTGAGACGAAAATCCTGATTACTGTCGGGATGACCGGCCAGCAGACGATCCAGAGGAGCAGAAATGATGTTTGATCCACTCAATTGAGTTTCTGAAACCAAACCGCAATCTGTTGAGTAGACTACAACGTTTTCAGAGCTTTCCACTGATTTAACCGTACAGGATCTCCCGTCAGCACAACGGATCGTATCACCTGGTTTGAATATTATTCTACGTAATGGAGCAGTTTCTTTGGAATAAACTCTTCTGGTTGCTCCATCATGAAAAGAGATCGTGACCCTTTTAAAATCAACCGATTCAACAACCCCTAGACCAAGGTCGGGTTCCATTTCACTTATCCATCTCTGACCTGCAGCAAAAAGATTTCTGCTTTTTCCTTTTTGAATCACTTATACTCCAGAGATTGTTGAATCAATTTTATTTCATTTAGTTCCTCTTCACTCCAATCCTGCCTTATCCAGGAAAGTGAGAGTTTCTTTATAAAGCCGTTCATCAGAAATTCCGCAAGTTTATCCTCTGAAAGATTCTGCTGTAACTCATTGATACAGTTGCATTTATTCTGCAACAGACGTACCTGGGTTTCCTGCTGTTTCTCTGAAATATTAAGGTATAAAGGCAGTCTCCTGAAATATCCGGTCAAAGGAATCGACCCGTGCTGAAGAACTCCGCTTGTTGTGCGACGCTGCGCAGAACCGACCAGTTTTTTTCCATCAACCATAATTTCATCCCTGTTTGGCGCCAGGAAACAGGGGAGTTTTATCTCACGTTTGATCTCAAGGAGCTGATCATAGGAGTCGTGACTTTGACAAGTGATACCAGCATGATTAAGCCCCTCCATGAGACAATCAGCGATAATACTGTTGCTTTCCTGAACGGTTGAACCCATTAAGCGCATTGAATTTGAGAAAACACAAGAATAGGTTAGATCTTCAAAATGCAGAACCGCTCTTCCCCCGGTAGGGCGTTTAATCCATGACACGTTGTCTCGGGAAAGGGCATCCATGTTGAGGACTTGCGAAGGATCCTGCATGTAACCAACGGTGATCGAAGGAGGGTTCCAGGAGTAGAAGCGGATAGAGACAAGGTTGTTTTGCGAGCACTTTCTAAGGAGAAAGAGATCGGCGGCCATATTGAAGGCCGGGGAGTTTTGATTGTCGAAGATGAATCTTATCATGAGACGAGGACCAAAGGATGTTTAAAGGAACGGGTGTTTAGGAAAAATAGTTTAATTTTTGGTGGGAGGGGGAATTTGGGTTTACCCCGGAGGTAGTGCGGAATTTTTTGTGTAAACTGGTATATAGTGTAGGTGTATTAAATAATACAGATAAAATAACAACATAATTATGTTATTGCAATAGTGTTTCCAGTAACGGGAACCTCTCCCCCATGGGGGAGAGGTTGACAAAAGGTAGTATGATCACAGATTTCCCTTGCCGAACTACAAGGTTTAACAGCATTACTTCTTCATTGTCACACGATCGCCAAAGTAAATCGAAAGTGTACTGATTATTTGTCCCCAGTCACGCAGCTGCATCGTCCATTTTCCAACCACTTTCATAGTCGTCAGATACAATAATTTCATAACTGCATCATCGCTGACAAAAGAACTTTTGGTTTTGGTCACTTTTCACAATTGCCTGTTAAAATTCTCTATGGCGTTGGTGGTGTATATCAATCTCCTGATTTCTGGTGGGTATTTAAACATCGTATTAAGTTCATTCCAGTTATCCCGCCAGCTCTTTACAGCAAACCTGTATTTCTCGGACCACTTGCTCTCAAGACCTTCAAGTGCATTCAGGGCCTCGTTTTCTGTTGATGCTTTGTATATGAGTTTCAGATCATTGATAAACTCTCTACGGTCTTTATAGCTCACATAACGGGTACTGGATCGAATCTGATGAATAATGCAGCGTTGTATCTCAGTCCTGGGAAATGCCACCTCTATGGCTTCTACAAAGCCATTTAATCCGTCTATGCTGGCTATCAGTATATCTTCAACACCACGTGCTTTCAGTTCATTAAGAACACCTAACCAGAACTTTGCTCCCTCAGTTGCTCCAAGCCAAATCCCAAGGACATCTTTTAAGTCATCATTATTTATTCCAATAACAATGTAAGCAGCCTTGGTAACAACCACACCTTCTTCCCGAACCTT is a genomic window of Fibrobacter sp. containing:
- a CDS encoding lipoate--protein ligase family protein, which codes for MIRFIFDNQNSPAFNMAADLFLLRKCSQNNLVSIRFYSWNPPSITVGYMQDPSQVLNMDALSRDNVSWIKRPTGGRAVLHFEDLTYSCVFSNSMRLMGSTVQESNSIIADCLMEGLNHAGITCQSHDSYDQLLEIKREIKLPCFLAPNRDEIMVDGKKLVGSAQRRTTSGVLQHGSIPLTGYFRRLPLYLNISEKQQETQVRLLQNKCNCINELQQNLSEDKLAEFLMNGFIKKLSLSWIRQDWSEEELNEIKLIQQSLEYK